A window of Leptotrichia wadei contains these coding sequences:
- a CDS encoding M24 family metallopeptidase, with translation MEKRTEKLSRILNELNIDGLFITDLYNLRYFTGFTGTTGVALATKNGNFFFSDFRYKTQATKQVTEMGFEFVEVSRGSLQTVGEYIKKFGLKNVGFEDINVSFSLYQTIKDIFKVELVPVGNKLVMERMVKSDEEIALIKKAVEISDAAFSEALKIIKEGVSEKEVSSYMEYIQRKLGADDRSFTTIFASGYRSAMPHGVASDKKIQKEEFITMDFGAYYEGYVSDITRTVYYGNNITDRHKEIYNTVLEAQLLGIETIKEGVMSDEVDKVVRNFFNEKGYGKYFGHGLGHGIGAEIHELPYLSSASQIELKENMVVTSEPGLYFDGWGGVRIEDDVVVKKDGREVLNKSNKELIILS, from the coding sequence ATGGAAAAAAGAACTGAAAAATTATCAAGAATTTTAAATGAACTGAATATTGACGGATTATTTATTACAGATTTGTATAATCTTCGATATTTTACTGGATTTACAGGGACTACCGGAGTTGCTCTTGCAACAAAAAATGGAAATTTTTTCTTTTCAGATTTCAGATATAAAACACAAGCTACTAAACAAGTTACTGAAATGGGATTTGAATTTGTGGAAGTTTCTCGTGGTTCGCTTCAGACAGTTGGGGAATATATAAAGAAATTTGGATTAAAAAATGTCGGATTTGAAGATATTAATGTTTCATTCTCGCTTTATCAAACAATTAAAGACATTTTCAAAGTGGAATTAGTTCCTGTTGGAAATAAACTTGTGATGGAAAGAATGGTAAAATCTGACGAAGAAATTGCCCTTATTAAAAAAGCAGTAGAAATTAGTGATGCAGCATTTTCAGAAGCCTTAAAAATTATTAAAGAAGGTGTTTCTGAAAAGGAAGTTTCTTCATATATGGAATACATTCAAAGAAAATTAGGAGCTGATGACCGTTCATTTACAACAATTTTTGCCAGCGGTTACCGCTCAGCTATGCCACATGGAGTTGCTTCTGATAAAAAGATTCAAAAGGAAGAATTTATTACAATGGATTTCGGAGCATACTATGAAGGATATGTATCAGACATAACAAGAACTGTTTACTATGGAAATAATATTACAGATAGACATAAAGAAATTTACAATACTGTTCTGGAAGCTCAATTATTGGGAATAGAAACAATAAAAGAGGGTGTAATGTCAGATGAAGTTGATAAAGTTGTCAGAAATTTCTTTAATGAAAAAGGATATGGCAAATATTTTGGACACGGATTAGGACATGGAATTGGTGCTGAAATTCACGAATTGCCTTACTTATCTTCTGCTTCTCAAATTGAGTTAAAGGAAAATATGGTTGTTACTTCTGAACCTGGACTTTATTTTGATGGATGGGGCGGAGTCAGAATTGAAGATGATGTTGTAGTTAAAAAAGATGGTAGAGAAGTATTAAATAAAAGTAACAAAGAATTAATTATCTTATCTTAA
- a CDS encoding DMT family transporter → MKEKMKLRGMLLASLASSLWAISGISGEILFKKYNFSSDWLVSIRTLISGILLFVIVIFIEKKSVLKPLKNKKDFIGIILFGTAGMYLVQYTYFKTIELSNVSFSTILQFTAPFFIFIYESIKNKKIPAFSTLILLFMTILGVVFIATKGKISSLSVSPEALLLGLISAIMIAFYSIYPKKLLKKYGSITVVGWGMIVGSVVSNIVHPIWKIQGNVNTESIIQVTVVVILGTSVAYLIYIASLNYISSSLAGILTAFEPVLAAILSVIIFRLKFSFVELIGFILVFVSIFILEKRL, encoded by the coding sequence ATGAAAGAAAAAATGAAATTACGAGGAATGTTGCTGGCAAGTTTAGCTTCAAGTTTATGGGCTATATCAGGAATTTCTGGAGAAATTTTATTTAAAAAATATAATTTTTCATCAGATTGGCTAGTGTCTATTAGAACATTGATTTCTGGAATACTACTTTTTGTGATAGTCATTTTTATTGAAAAAAAATCTGTTTTAAAGCCATTAAAAAATAAGAAGGATTTCATTGGAATAATTTTATTTGGAACTGCAGGAATGTATTTGGTTCAGTATACTTATTTTAAGACAATCGAGCTAAGTAATGTTTCGTTTTCAACAATTTTACAGTTTACAGCACCGTTTTTTATATTTATTTATGAATCTATAAAAAATAAGAAAATTCCAGCATTTTCAACATTGATTTTACTTTTTATGACAATTTTAGGAGTTGTATTTATAGCTACAAAGGGAAAAATTTCAAGTTTGTCTGTTTCGCCAGAAGCATTATTGCTTGGACTTATTTCAGCGATTATGATTGCTTTTTATTCAATTTATCCAAAAAAACTTTTGAAAAAATATGGAAGTATAACGGTAGTTGGATGGGGAATGATTGTAGGAAGTGTAGTTTCAAATATTGTTCACCCAATTTGGAAGATACAAGGGAATGTAAATACAGAATCTATTATTCAAGTGACAGTTGTTGTAATTTTAGGAACTTCTGTTGCATATTTGATTTATATCGCAAGTTTAAACTACATTTCTTCTTCACTTGCAGGAATTTTAACAGCTTTTGAACCAGTACTTGCAGCGATTTTATCAGTGATTATTTTTAGATTGAAATTTTCTTTTGTTGAATTAATTGGATTTATATTGGTTTTTGTTTCAATTTTTATTTTGGAAAAAAGATTGTGA
- a CDS encoding OmpP1/FadL family transporter codes for MKLKIAILSALTAIFANAASIDYLSNNSASYFQNPSQTGKISVEGIFYNPAGTVFLDDGTYINANLQNSMIDESMTLKGKKLKSHRYAGAPSFNLLYKKNNYSLFGNLSVIAGGATLRYNDGVAGIELAGETFNNITGGRLRAKVTKNRFTGQNRYYQLMLGSVYKFNDTFSMSGGLKYVYAHRKLDGEAQYSYNPLVGAAIGLNKNYLSMNSKRNSEGIGGIIGFDYRPTDTLNFAVKYETPVKLKFKSKAQENNKMLLAGRPLGISFFYPEYADGVHSRRDLPGVLALGVSKDVNKWTFSGGYTYYFNKAAKIDRFKYNDGYEVNFGADYRINDKFTWHAGFNYADTGAKKESFSDVEYAINSQIYATGLTYKPTESSEWKFGLAHVNFNSSNGKREKTSLPGITIDKSKVKYDKNVNVFTLGYTHKF; via the coding sequence ATGAAATTAAAAATAGCTATTCTATCTGCTTTAACTGCAATTTTTGCAAATGCGGCAAGTATCGACTATTTGTCAAATAATTCAGCCTCATACTTTCAAAATCCATCTCAAACAGGAAAGATTTCAGTGGAAGGCATTTTTTATAATCCAGCAGGAACTGTTTTTTTAGATGATGGAACTTATATTAACGCAAATTTACAAAATTCAATGATTGATGAATCAATGACATTAAAAGGAAAAAAATTGAAATCTCATAGATATGCTGGAGCACCTTCATTTAACCTTTTATACAAAAAAAATAACTATTCACTTTTTGGAAATCTAAGTGTTATTGCAGGTGGAGCCACTTTACGTTATAATGACGGAGTTGCTGGAATTGAACTGGCTGGAGAAACTTTTAATAACATTACAGGAGGAAGACTTCGAGCAAAAGTTACAAAAAACCGTTTTACAGGTCAAAACCGTTATTACCAGTTAATGCTTGGAAGTGTCTATAAATTCAATGATACCTTCTCAATGTCAGGTGGTCTAAAATACGTTTATGCCCATAGAAAATTAGATGGAGAAGCACAATACAGTTATAATCCACTTGTGGGAGCAGCTATTGGTCTTAATAAAAATTATTTATCAATGAATTCAAAACGTAATTCCGAAGGAATTGGAGGAATAATTGGATTTGACTATAGACCAACTGATACTTTAAATTTTGCAGTAAAATATGAAACACCTGTAAAATTAAAATTTAAGTCAAAAGCTCAGGAAAATAATAAAATGCTTCTTGCAGGACGACCTTTAGGAATTTCATTCTTCTATCCGGAATATGCAGATGGAGTTCATTCAAGACGTGATTTGCCAGGAGTTCTGGCATTAGGAGTTTCAAAAGATGTAAACAAATGGACTTTTTCTGGCGGATACACATATTATTTCAACAAAGCTGCTAAAATAGACAGATTTAAATATAATGACGGATATGAAGTAAATTTTGGAGCAGATTACAGAATTAATGACAAATTTACTTGGCACGCTGGATTCAACTACGCGGATACCGGAGCAAAAAAAGAATCATTCTCTGATGTAGAATATGCAATAAATTCACAAATTTATGCAACTGGACTTACCTACAAGCCAACGGAATCTTCAGAATGGAAATTTGGACTAGCACACGTAAACTTTAATTCTTCCAACGGAAAACGTGAGAAAACTTCACTTCCAGGAATTACTATTGATAAATCAAAAGTAAAATATGATAAAAATGTAAATGTATTCACATTGGGATACACACATAAATTTTAA
- the eno gene encoding phosphopyruvate hydratase, with protein sequence MTRIEDIYAREILDSRGNPTVEVEVYLEGGAMGRASVPSGASTGVHEAVELRDGDKSRYLGQGVLKAVENVNKIIAEHLIGFDALDQVAIDKAMIELDGTPNKGKLGANAILGVSLAVAKAAANQLGIPLYRYLGGVNAKELPVPMMNILNGGSHADSAVDVQEFMVQPVGAKTYKEALRMGSEIFHHLGKILKANGDSTNVGNEGGYAPSNINGTEGALDVISQAVEAAGYKLGEDVTFAMDAASSEFATQNADGSYTYTFKREGGVVRSSDEMIEWYKHLTSKYPIISIEDGLAEDDWDGFKKLTEALGDKVQLVGDDLFVTNTKRLADGIAKGVANSILIKVNQIGTLTETLDAIEMAKKAGYTAVVSHRSGETEDDTIADIAVATNAGQIKTGSASRTDRMAKYNQLLRIEDDLAEEAIYEGKKAFYNIKLK encoded by the coding sequence ATGACTAGAATTGAAGATATCTATGCAAGAGAGATACTTGATTCAAGAGGAAATCCAACTGTGGAAGTTGAAGTTTATTTAGAAGGTGGAGCAATGGGAAGAGCTTCTGTACCGTCTGGAGCATCAACTGGAGTGCACGAAGCGGTTGAATTAAGAGATGGAGACAAATCTAGATATTTAGGACAAGGTGTTTTAAAAGCAGTTGAAAATGTAAACAAAATTATTGCTGAACACTTAATTGGATTTGACGCATTAGATCAAGTAGCTATTGATAAAGCTATGATCGAATTAGATGGAACTCCAAACAAAGGAAAATTAGGAGCAAATGCTATTTTAGGTGTTTCATTAGCAGTAGCTAAAGCAGCAGCTAATCAATTAGGTATACCTTTATATAGATACTTAGGTGGAGTAAATGCTAAAGAATTACCAGTACCTATGATGAACATCTTAAATGGAGGATCTCACGCAGATTCGGCTGTTGACGTTCAAGAATTTATGGTACAACCAGTAGGGGCTAAAACTTATAAAGAAGCTTTAAGAATGGGATCTGAAATTTTCCACCACTTAGGAAAAATCTTAAAAGCAAACGGAGATTCTACTAACGTAGGAAATGAAGGAGGATATGCACCATCTAATATTAATGGAACTGAAGGAGCTTTAGATGTAATTTCTCAAGCTGTTGAAGCTGCTGGATACAAATTAGGAGAAGATGTTACATTTGCAATGGATGCCGCTTCATCTGAATTTGCTACTCAAAACGCTGACGGATCTTACACTTATACATTCAAAAGAGAAGGTGGAGTTGTAAGAAGCTCTGATGAAATGATCGAATGGTACAAACATTTAACTTCTAAATATCCAATTATTTCAATTGAAGATGGATTGGCTGAAGATGACTGGGACGGATTTAAAAAATTAACTGAGGCTCTTGGAGATAAAGTGCAATTAGTAGGAGATGATTTATTTGTTACTAATACTAAGAGATTAGCTGATGGAATTGCAAAAGGAGTTGCAAACTCAATCTTAATCAAAGTTAATCAAATTGGTACATTAACTGAAACATTAGATGCTATTGAAATGGCTAAAAAAGCAGGATATACTGCAGTAGTATCTCACAGATCAGGAGAAACTGAAGATGATACAATTGCTGATATTGCAGTTGCTACAAATGCAGGACAAATTAAGACTGGATCTGCTTCAAGAACAGATAGAATGGCTAAATATAATCAATTATTAAGAATCGAAGATGATTTAGCAGAAGAAGCTATTTATGAAGGTAAAAAAGCATTCTATAACATTAAACTTAAATAA
- a CDS encoding translocation/assembly module TamB domain-containing protein, whose amino-acid sequence MKYIKRSLIVFIFLLMSLFALKFYISTKNFRGVLTLILKSSGLNVEFRNVKVIGFSKIQIDNLKVKDLAGNVVIDAKKTTAGISLLMPTRLNRIDVYNGTVNLERRKNNDFNILHVIKKDPKKPETFDPTSRIGKLHIHNAILNYTDTTYAKKIKKTLKKVNGRLEVAKSRGFSLFAKGFGNKNEDGTTEVLKVELKQLIKSKQSIYSMFDKIKNSDVRRKDTRLNFGFENIKITEELGQYAQVEMIKVKDGILTGALKMEQNKIRKKTYILGSLKIKNGKLSYVDFDGDIEGVNAVVDMKKDKITVNANTKLSESPVTLTLAYFIQNQKMNLKLVADKLPFNQVARYKMIKNTKIEADGAVSGRLELNIDTKTKKGTLDGKFSSDNIRISNSNFQNIKTTMKITNEKLTLSDTSFVFNEAFSGFKVNEDVKVGKFVYDLKNKTGTANYVLNNLGSDFNIKKITGSVKISSKNIITGTVRSNVLKGRYTVNPKVQTVVINARSNGYFTVNYGGKSYKISPDVDNLIMKFKNKKPLRSGRIRVRVKDLSVPFVKVIDVNIKIRNGNYKINGTAGINGGGVLNISGMTTSDMKHSYSLNLPKHVDIAKLLRANGYNFNGLNKAKLPATVTANIKGVNNKFFGTYEIHSPYGEYMGKYKNLHVKGKINDLTNLDMTINAKVNELQFENQRLRNVTGNLEIKDNVVNIASIRNENLNASGKYDIKSGKIDINARLKNYMLSSNELPSKMDVKIGTLNANLSGTANKLSGNYELYSPYGKYIVEYEKLHANGKINNLLNLDLTANAKMDELWFNYQRLKDVTANLKIKDNVVNILSAKNENLDANGNYNLKTGNMNINAGLKDYMIYDTSPYKLNLKVKNLNANLTGTVDKLSGSIIIPSAPTTIKSTYVGDTNAHITIKDGIMSFDDVTLRDNRLSGTYNLKTGISDIGLTLNEPDIPKLLELKDLTFGTKSNLNLKGDLNNFNLEGQIILGNMSFKTYKIPHIVADIKYSNGNIDKLFKYGTFDLQKLRFVGDNQETLFETQTKFDLANVNIDYQLEKQKFSLDSIQDLKNKGYSGDIDFGFMYRGSFEKFISGVKIKADSIKLSGFPVKNVDIDLQANEKSLNIGQFYLEYENNPLLVNGYVQFTPIKYNVSMLAKDFNLDFLGINKGVEQAGGIANVDAIFSNESTTGHILLDNFNYKTRDKLTLVDNVNANIDLKNSKLIVNRLDGGYNGGTFKVTGDLDVPTIPADFMKTKRLELGKFELNADLNNVGIHYGKGIDFALSGNAVFTENRLFGDLVVNNAQIREIPNFNSSKTKTGEPAQEAKKEQDKSIVEGIVEEVIDKIMKQYTVNIGVQAGNNVKINIPNVSLVKNIKGTVKGSSEITYEDGQIGIDGEYRITKGSFSINGNDFKIDGAEIRFVPSVNGVTASVSDPFVIFDASTRVDGDRIEINVSGNVSNPKIRFSSSSGKTREEIISSLALNTLVGNSGNPGENGDNSVDGLVVAGSLINTALNELFLSSVTGKIKDALGMSKVAVSTNVDRSNKTGEYSAATTLTLQDNLYKDKLFWNAAFKFPYQTSKNDEKNPIGYNAWLSYSVSNGLDLRIGGESLKRSSSSANMGNGTRINYYFGVDFSTRADTFGDILKKIFRKKKLDTLKK is encoded by the coding sequence ATGAAATACATAAAGAGATCTTTGATTGTATTTATTTTTCTTTTAATGTCTTTATTTGCACTAAAGTTTTATATTTCAACGAAAAACTTTAGAGGCGTACTGACTTTGATTTTGAAGAGCAGTGGACTAAATGTTGAATTTAGGAATGTCAAGGTAATTGGATTTAGTAAAATTCAAATTGACAACTTAAAAGTTAAAGATCTTGCGGGAAATGTAGTTATTGATGCTAAAAAGACTACGGCTGGGATAAGTCTTCTTATGCCAACTAGGCTTAATAGAATTGATGTGTATAATGGAACTGTTAATTTAGAACGTAGAAAAAATAATGATTTTAATATTCTTCATGTGATAAAAAAAGATCCAAAAAAACCAGAAACGTTTGATCCAACAAGCAGAATTGGAAAACTACACATTCACAATGCAATTTTAAATTATACAGATACAACTTATGCTAAAAAAATAAAAAAAACATTGAAAAAGGTAAATGGAAGACTGGAAGTAGCAAAATCACGTGGTTTCTCACTTTTTGCAAAAGGTTTTGGAAATAAAAACGAAGATGGAACAACAGAAGTTCTAAAGGTTGAATTAAAACAGTTGATAAAATCTAAGCAGTCAATTTATTCAATGTTTGATAAAATAAAAAATAGTGATGTGAGAAGGAAGGATACACGTCTTAATTTTGGTTTTGAAAATATTAAAATAACTGAAGAACTAGGACAATATGCTCAGGTTGAAATGATAAAGGTAAAAGATGGAATACTTACAGGTGCATTAAAAATGGAACAAAATAAAATTCGAAAAAAAACATATATACTGGGAAGCTTGAAAATCAAAAATGGAAAATTGTCTTATGTTGATTTTGATGGAGATATTGAAGGTGTTAATGCTGTAGTTGATATGAAAAAAGATAAAATTACAGTTAATGCGAATACTAAATTAAGTGAAAGTCCAGTAACTTTGACACTAGCTTATTTTATACAAAATCAAAAAATGAACTTAAAATTGGTTGCAGATAAACTTCCATTTAATCAAGTTGCGCGTTATAAAATGATTAAAAATACAAAAATTGAAGCTGATGGTGCAGTTTCAGGAAGACTTGAGTTAAATATTGATACAAAAACTAAAAAAGGGACACTTGATGGAAAGTTTTCTTCAGATAATATAAGAATTTCAAATTCTAATTTTCAAAATATAAAGACTACTATGAAAATTACAAATGAAAAACTGACTTTAAGTGATACATCATTTGTATTTAATGAAGCTTTTTCAGGATTTAAAGTAAACGAAGATGTTAAAGTTGGAAAATTTGTGTATGATTTGAAAAATAAAACTGGTACAGCAAATTATGTATTAAATAATCTTGGTTCTGATTTTAATATTAAAAAAATTACTGGAAGTGTTAAAATATCGTCTAAAAATATTATAACAGGTACAGTACGATCTAATGTTTTAAAAGGTAGATATACGGTAAATCCAAAAGTACAGACAGTTGTAATTAATGCAAGAAGTAATGGATATTTTACTGTGAATTATGGGGGAAAATCTTATAAAATCAGTCCAGATGTTGATAACCTAATCATGAAATTTAAAAATAAAAAACCACTTCGTTCTGGAAGAATTAGGGTAAGAGTGAAGGATTTGTCAGTTCCTTTTGTAAAAGTTATAGATGTAAATATAAAAATTCGTAATGGAAATTACAAAATAAATGGAACAGCTGGAATAAATGGTGGGGGAGTATTAAATATAAGCGGAATGACAACTTCTGATATGAAACATTCATACTCCCTCAATTTACCGAAACATGTTGATATTGCAAAGTTATTAAGGGCTAATGGATATAATTTTAATGGGCTGAATAAGGCAAAGCTGCCTGCAACTGTTACAGCCAATATTAAAGGTGTAAATAATAAGTTTTTCGGGACTTATGAAATTCATAGCCCTTATGGTGAATACATGGGAAAATATAAAAATTTGCATGTTAAAGGTAAAATTAATGATTTGACAAATTTGGATATGACAATCAATGCGAAAGTAAATGAATTACAGTTTGAAAATCAGCGTTTAAGAAATGTAACAGGTAATCTTGAAATAAAAGACAATGTTGTCAATATCGCAAGTATAAGAAATGAAAATTTGAATGCAAGTGGTAAATATGACATTAAATCTGGTAAAATAGATATAAATGCAAGATTAAAAAATTATATGCTTTCAAGTAATGAATTACCATCAAAAATGGATGTGAAAATTGGAACATTGAATGCCAACTTATCAGGAACAGCGAATAAACTTTCTGGGAATTATGAACTTTATAGTCCCTATGGAAAATATATAGTGGAATATGAAAAATTACATGCCAATGGTAAAATAAATAATTTGTTAAATTTAGATTTGACGGCTAATGCAAAAATGGATGAATTATGGTTTAATTATCAGCGTTTGAAAGATGTAACTGCTAATCTTAAAATAAAGGATAATGTCGTAAATATTTTAAGCGCTAAAAATGAAAATTTGGATGCAAACGGTAATTATAACCTTAAGACTGGTAATATGAATATAAATGCTGGATTAAAGGATTATATGATTTATGACACTTCTCCATATAAATTAAATTTAAAAGTTAAAAATTTGAATGCGAATTTGACAGGAACTGTAGATAAGCTTTCTGGAAGCATAATAATACCATCTGCACCTACAACAATAAAATCAACTTATGTGGGTGATACCAATGCACATATTACCATAAAGGATGGAATTATGAGCTTTGATGATGTAACTTTACGTGATAATAGATTATCTGGGACTTATAATTTAAAAACAGGAATTTCAGATATTGGACTTACTTTAAATGAGCCTGATATTCCAAAACTTCTAGAGTTGAAAGATTTGACATTTGGAACAAAATCAAATCTTAATCTTAAGGGAGATTTAAACAACTTTAATCTTGAAGGGCAAATAATCTTGGGAAATATGAGTTTTAAGACTTATAAAATACCGCACATTGTTGCAGATATTAAGTATTCTAATGGGAATATTGATAAATTATTTAAATACGGAACATTTGATTTACAAAAGTTGAGATTTGTTGGGGATAATCAGGAAACTTTGTTTGAAACACAAACTAAATTTGATTTGGCAAATGTAAATATTGATTATCAGCTGGAAAAACAGAAGTTTTCACTTGATTCAATACAGGATTTAAAGAATAAGGGATATAGTGGTGATATAGACTTTGGATTTATGTATCGTGGAAGTTTTGAAAAATTTATATCTGGAGTTAAAATAAAAGCGGATTCGATTAAACTTAGCGGGTTTCCAGTGAAAAATGTGGATATTGATTTACAAGCTAATGAAAAATCTTTAAATATTGGGCAGTTTTATTTGGAATATGAAAATAATCCACTTCTTGTAAATGGATATGTTCAATTTACACCAATAAAATATAATGTTTCTATGTTGGCAAAAGACTTTAACTTAGATTTTCTAGGAATCAATAAAGGTGTTGAGCAGGCAGGAGGAATTGCAAATGTAGATGCGATCTTTTCAAATGAATCTACAACGGGACATATTCTACTTGATAACTTTAATTATAAAACAAGAGATAAATTAACGCTTGTAGATAATGTAAATGCTAATATTGATTTGAAAAACAGTAAACTTATAGTAAATCGTCTAGATGGAGGATATAATGGAGGAACTTTTAAAGTAACAGGAGATTTAGATGTTCCTACAATTCCTGCTGATTTTATGAAAACTAAACGATTGGAACTTGGAAAATTTGAATTAAATGCAGATCTTAACAATGTAGGGATTCATTATGGAAAAGGAATAGATTTTGCTCTTAGTGGAAATGCAGTATTTACAGAAAATAGATTATTTGGAGATCTTGTAGTAAATAATGCTCAAATACGTGAAATTCCAAATTTTAATTCATCAAAAACTAAAACAGGAGAACCAGCACAGGAGGCTAAAAAGGAACAAGATAAGTCAATTGTAGAAGGAATCGTGGAAGAAGTAATTGATAAAATAATGAAGCAGTATACAGTTAATATAGGTGTACAAGCTGGAAATAATGTAAAAATTAATATTCCAAATGTAAGTCTTGTAAAAAATATAAAGGGTACAGTAAAAGGTTCATCTGAAATTACTTATGAGGATGGTCAGATTGGGATAGATGGAGAGTATAGAATTACAAAAGGGTCTTTTTCCATAAATGGAAATGACTTTAAGATTGACGGAGCAGAAATAAGATTTGTACCATCAGTTAATGGTGTTACAGCTTCTGTATCAGATCCATTTGTAATTTTCGATGCTAGTACAAGAGTAGATGGTGATAGAATAGAGATAAATGTAAGCGGAAATGTAAGTAATCCTAAAATAAGATTTTCATCTTCTTCTGGAAAAACAAGAGAAGAAATAATATCATCTCTTGCACTTAATACTTTAGTTGGAAATAGTGGCAACCCAGGTGAGAATGGAGATAATTCAGTCGATGGGCTAGTAGTGGCAGGTTCTTTAATCAATACTGCATTAAATGAGCTATTTCTTTCATCAGTAACTGGTAAGATCAAGGATGCATTGGGAATGTCTAAAGTAGCTGTTTCTACAAATGTTGATCGTTCTAATAAGACGGGGGAATATAGTGCCGCAACAACACTTACATTACAGGATAATTTATACAAGGATAAGCTATTTTGGAATGCTGCATTTAAGTTTCCATATCAGACTTCAAAAAATGATGAAAAGAATCCAATTGGATATAATGCATGGCTAAGTTACAGTGTTTCAAATGGATTAGACTTAAGAATCGGAGGAGAAAGTTTAAAAAGATCTAGTTCTAGTGCAAACATGGGTAATGGTACAAGGATAAACTATTATTTTGGAGTCGATTTTTCAACAAGAGCTGATACATTCGGAGATATTTTAAAAAAGATATTTAGGAAGAAAAAATTAGATACATTAAAAAAATAG
- a CDS encoding low molecular weight protein-tyrosine-phosphatase — translation MKKVLFVCLGNICRSPMAEAVFKKMVADENLQDKIIIDSAATSSWEHGNPVHHGTRERLKKEGISTAGMYSRTLEDSDLDSDYIIGMDENNIKDINSFINDKKTGEVKRLLEYAGEARDIADPWFTGDFEQTFVDVTKGCQALLKKLKEEI, via the coding sequence ATGAAAAAAGTATTATTTGTCTGTCTTGGAAATATATGCCGTTCTCCAATGGCTGAGGCTGTCTTTAAAAAAATGGTTGCAGATGAGAATTTACAAGATAAAATTATAATTGACTCTGCGGCAACAAGTTCTTGGGAACACGGAAATCCTGTTCATCACGGTACTCGTGAAAGACTAAAAAAAGAAGGAATTTCAACTGCTGGAATGTACTCTCGAACTCTTGAAGATTCAGATTTAGATTCCGATTATATCATTGGAATGGATGAAAATAATATAAAAGATATTAATTCGTTTATAAATGACAAAAAAACAGGAGAAGTCAAAAGACTTTTAGAATATGCCGGAGAGGCCCGTGATATTGCTGATCCTTGGTTTACAGGGGATTTTGAGCAAACATTTGTCGATGTTACAAAAGGCTGTCAGGCTTTATTAAAAAAATTAAAAGAAGAAATTTAA
- a CDS encoding adhesion protein FadA produces MKKVGILFVLLSALSFSANSAKTTKTTKTRTTKTVTTQSVTGRFNQLEAEYERLVNMENQEYNKLKANADAAAARLAEKEAQKAQIEERIAKIEAAADSKAFKAQYADLAKQYKAVVKALDTEIKSLNTTVENFAAIESLKGNQ; encoded by the coding sequence ATGAAAAAAGTTGGAATTTTATTTGTACTTTTAAGTGCTTTATCATTTTCAGCTAATTCTGCAAAAACTACTAAAACTACAAAAACTAGAACTACTAAAACAGTAACTACTCAATCAGTAACTGGTAGATTTAACCAATTGGAAGCAGAATATGAAAGATTGGTAAATATGGAAAATCAAGAGTACAACAAATTAAAGGCAAATGCTGACGCAGCAGCAGCTAGATTAGCTGAAAAAGAAGCTCAAAAAGCTCAAATTGAAGAAAGAATTGCAAAAATTGAAGCAGCAGCAGATTCAAAAGCATTTAAAGCTCAATATGCTGACTTAGCAAAACAATATAAAGCTGTAGTTAAAGCATTAGATACAGAAATCAAATCTTTAAATACAACAGTTGAAAATTTTGCAGCTATTGAATCTTTAAAAGGAAATCAATAA
- a CDS encoding adhesion protein FadA, translating into MKKKLAVLLGVLVLSSVSFAAPAKSTSGGSIENSLNNLENQLTKLQQMEDAKYRQQEAEANAATQRLENYTAMQAKIDERLAEIEANEDTSIFGKEFKAKATEYRNLRNQLDKEIAKEQQIISNFEVIKSLR; encoded by the coding sequence ATGAAAAAGAAATTAGCAGTATTATTAGGAGTATTAGTATTAAGCAGTGTTTCATTTGCAGCACCTGCAAAATCAACATCAGGTGGATCAATTGAAAATAGTTTAAATAACTTAGAAAATCAATTAACTAAATTACAACAAATGGAAGATGCAAAATATAGACAACAAGAAGCTGAAGCAAATGCAGCAACTCAAAGATTAGAAAACTATACAGCAATGCAAGCTAAAATTGATGAAAGACTTGCTGAAATTGAAGCAAATGAAGATACTAGTATCTTCGGAAAAGAATTCAAAGCTAAAGCTACTGAATATAGAAACTTAAGAAATCAATTAGACAAAGAAATTGCTAAAGAACAACAAATTATTAGTAACTTTGAAGTAATTAAATCTTTAAGATAG